In Spirosoma aureum, a single genomic region encodes these proteins:
- the thiE gene encoding thiamine phosphate synthase codes for MSGLYLVTDSEVAQAAGHTLPFVVEEACRAGVKWVQLREKALSTRTFIALGVKLKRITQAHGARLIVNDRADVALAIDADGVHVGQDDIPYQLVRSLIGPDKIIGLSINSLIELQAAAGADVDYFGIATIFPTGTKQDTSSLLGLEGLRQICTQTNLLTFAIGGIKASNIQDVIRAGASGVAVVSAICGHPSPYEATRELIQLISI; via the coding sequence GTGAGCGGACTCTATTTAGTGACTGATAGCGAAGTCGCCCAGGCAGCAGGTCATACATTGCCTTTTGTGGTTGAAGAAGCCTGCCGGGCAGGAGTGAAGTGGGTGCAACTACGCGAAAAGGCGTTATCCACCCGCACTTTTATTGCACTTGGCGTTAAGTTGAAACGCATTACTCAGGCTCACGGTGCCCGGCTGATCGTCAATGATCGGGCCGATGTTGCGCTAGCCATTGATGCCGACGGCGTTCACGTCGGTCAGGACGATATACCGTATCAACTGGTCCGATCGCTGATTGGCCCTGATAAAATCATTGGGCTGTCTATCAATAGTTTAATTGAATTACAGGCTGCGGCTGGTGCAGATGTAGACTATTTCGGCATTGCAACCATATTTCCAACCGGAACCAAGCAGGATACCTCCAGTTTACTTGGATTGGAGGGGCTTCGGCAAATTTGCACCCAGACAAATTTGCTAACATTCGCAATAGGTGGTATAAAAGCCAGCAACATTCAGGACGTCATTCGGGCCGGTGCATCGGGAGTAGCAGTTGTATCAGCTATTTGTGGCCATCCGTCACCGTACGAAGCCACCCGCGAACTGATCCAACTTATTAGTATTTAG
- the thiM gene encoding hydroxyethylthiazole kinase — protein MSQEAQLIWTDVEQIRAQAPLVHNITNFVVMNNTANALLALGASPAMVHAPEEVEDFVSISNALVVNIGTLDATFVAGMKLAMHRAKALGKPIVFDPVGVGATAYRNRVSEELLELAAPTIIRGNASEIMALAGLNAQTKGVDSLYGSEAAVEAAQRLSLVWGSVVVISGATDYVILGERVATIKNGHPLMTKVTGMGCTATALTGAFSAINADYFQAATHAMAVMGIAGEIAVEKDPAPGSLQVNFLNSLYELLEAAITNRLQLTQS, from the coding sequence ATGTCTCAGGAAGCCCAACTGATCTGGACCGACGTCGAGCAAATTCGCGCTCAGGCTCCGCTTGTCCACAATATTACCAACTTCGTAGTGATGAATAATACTGCCAATGCACTGCTGGCGTTGGGGGCATCGCCCGCTATGGTTCATGCGCCGGAAGAAGTAGAGGATTTTGTGTCTATTTCAAACGCTCTGGTCGTTAATATCGGTACACTCGATGCTACGTTTGTGGCAGGAATGAAGCTCGCCATGCATCGGGCGAAAGCATTAGGTAAACCCATCGTGTTCGATCCGGTCGGGGTTGGCGCAACGGCCTATCGGAACAGGGTTAGCGAAGAGTTATTGGAGTTAGCCGCTCCTACAATCATTCGGGGAAATGCTTCTGAAATTATGGCACTCGCTGGCCTGAACGCACAAACCAAAGGTGTTGATAGTCTTTATGGCTCAGAGGCTGCCGTTGAGGCTGCCCAGCGGCTAAGTTTGGTATGGGGCTCGGTGGTGGTCATTAGTGGGGCTACCGATTATGTAATTCTGGGTGAACGGGTTGCTACTATCAAAAATGGGCATCCACTTATGACGAAAGTAACGGGCATGGGCTGCACCGCCACCGCTTTGACCGGCGCGTTTTCAGCCATAAATGCCGATTATTTCCAGGCAGCTACGCATGCTATGGCTGTTATGGGTATTGCTGGTGAAATTGCCGTTGAAAAGGATCCGGCTCCTGGTAGCCTACAGGTCAACTTTCTTAATTCGCTTTATGAATTATTAGAAGCGGCTATAACAAATCGGCTTCAGCTAACGCAATCGTGA
- a CDS encoding TenA family protein: protein MKFTEQLWEDIKPVYDAILQHGFVAELMAGNLPAATFQYYIQQDALYLADFSRALNQLAARSVRPDDMLQFTQFAQNAILVERALHETYFVLYAIQPETKKMPSCFAYTNYLLATTSLQSLAVGAAAVLPCFWIYRQVGKFIYQRAIQENPYRAWIDTYAGDAFDQSVTQMLALTDQFAELASPSELVAMREAFRLSSRLEWYFWNDAYTQNRWLV from the coding sequence ATGAAATTTACGGAACAGCTTTGGGAGGATATTAAGCCTGTTTATGATGCCATACTTCAACATGGCTTTGTAGCAGAACTGATGGCAGGTAACTTGCCGGCCGCCACATTTCAGTATTATATTCAACAGGATGCGCTCTACCTGGCCGATTTCAGTCGAGCGCTAAATCAATTGGCTGCGCGTTCGGTCAGGCCGGACGATATGTTGCAATTCACACAGTTTGCTCAGAATGCCATTCTGGTTGAACGGGCTTTGCATGAGACGTATTTTGTGTTGTATGCTATTCAGCCAGAAACGAAAAAAATGCCATCCTGCTTTGCCTATACGAACTACCTGCTGGCAACCACCTCGCTCCAGTCCCTTGCAGTAGGAGCGGCTGCCGTTCTGCCCTGCTTCTGGATTTATCGGCAGGTGGGCAAATTCATCTACCAGCGCGCCATTCAGGAAAATCCATACCGGGCCTGGATCGACACCTATGCCGGTGATGCATTCGATCAGTCGGTCACACAAATGCTTGCCTTAACCGATCAGTTTGCCGAATTAGCGAGCCCATCGGAACTGGTTGCTATGCGGGAGGCTTTTCGCTTATCGAGTCGGCTGGAATGGTACTTCTGGAATGATGCTTATACTCAGAATCGGTGGCTTGTTTGA
- a CDS encoding ScyD/ScyE family protein, whose product MSCQDHIIPAPPAPALTPRTLATNLVAPISVETDASGRVFVAEQGTGHNDGSVSEITQDGVRHPIITNIYSVTNTEGDLDAVDHLLVVEGTLYFLNPKGLYKFDLSTYKTGASPIMASSLIPEDIRKFVLAYNFTNDTGESHLYNLTQGPDGALYITDAAANAIIRRSKTGELSVVTEVPGIVNPNPAGPPPGPPFIQAVPTSITHDGRQFLITTLLGFPFPAGRSIVYQMDLSGKLTIYQQTFNSLVDVENDGNGKPLVLEFALFGPMGFTPNTGRLLRANGTSSTVLLDKLNMPTDLKISNTHTAYITSMGDGALLKITF is encoded by the coding sequence ATGAGTTGTCAGGATCACATTATTCCCGCTCCCCCCGCTCCCGCGTTAACACCCCGAACATTAGCCACCAATCTGGTTGCTCCAATTAGTGTTGAGACGGATGCCAGCGGACGAGTTTTTGTGGCTGAGCAGGGCACTGGTCATAATGACGGTAGTGTATCCGAGATCACACAAGATGGTGTACGGCATCCAATTATTACCAACATTTATTCGGTAACCAACACGGAGGGGGATCTTGATGCCGTCGATCATTTGCTGGTCGTTGAGGGAACGCTTTATTTTTTGAATCCGAAGGGGCTTTATAAGTTTGATCTCTCCACTTACAAAACAGGCGCATCGCCCATTATGGCTTCCAGTCTGATCCCTGAAGACATTCGCAAATTTGTGCTCGCCTATAATTTTACGAACGACACCGGTGAGTCACACCTATACAATTTGACCCAAGGTCCTGATGGTGCCCTGTACATTACCGACGCAGCAGCCAATGCCATCATCCGCCGATCAAAAACCGGCGAATTGAGTGTAGTTACTGAAGTTCCGGGCATTGTAAATCCAAATCCGGCGGGCCCACCTCCAGGCCCACCCTTCATTCAGGCTGTACCAACCAGCATTACGCACGATGGTCGCCAGTTTCTGATCACTACATTGCTGGGCTTCCCTTTCCCGGCTGGGCGGTCAATCGTTTATCAAATGGACCTTTCTGGAAAACTCACAATTTATCAGCAAACGTTCAACAGCCTGGTCGATGTAGAGAACGATGGCAATGGCAAACCGCTGGTGCTTGAGTTCGCTCTATTTGGACCAATGGGCTTTACGCCAAATACAGGCCGATTGTTACGGGCAAATGGAACGAGCAGTACGGTTTTACTCGATAAACTGAACATGCCGACAGATCTGAAAATAAGCAATACCCATACCGCTTACATAACAAGCATGGGTGATGGAGCGCTGTTGAAAATTACGTTCTAA
- the thiD gene encoding bifunctional hydroxymethylpyrimidine kinase/phosphomethylpyrimidine kinase, with translation MKRYIRALTIAGSDSGGGAGIQADLKTFSALGCYGMSVLTALTAQNTKAVTEILSVPPAFIAEQLKAVLNDIGTDAVKIGMLHSPEVIEQVARTLTEFGVTTIVLDPVMVAKSGDKLLQDEAIDALKTYLLPMAMVITPNLPEASVLLGRPVETAADMLPAAVELAKLCTGAILVKGGHLNTAESTDLLYISAEEQHWFPTERIKTENSHGTGCTLSSAIAAGLAKGLSIVEAVAAAKVYLTQALQAGAVYRLGHGHGPVHHFFNVWQ, from the coding sequence ATGAAAAGATACATCAGGGCTTTAACGATTGCCGGTTCTGACAGTGGGGGAGGAGCTGGCATTCAGGCCGACCTTAAAACGTTTTCGGCACTCGGCTGCTACGGTATGTCGGTGCTAACAGCGCTCACCGCTCAGAATACAAAAGCGGTAACGGAAATACTATCCGTTCCGCCCGCCTTTATCGCCGAGCAATTGAAAGCTGTTTTGAATGATATTGGTACCGATGCCGTTAAAATCGGGATGCTTCACTCACCGGAAGTTATTGAGCAGGTCGCCAGAACGTTAACGGAATTTGGCGTAACAACTATTGTGCTCGATCCCGTAATGGTAGCCAAAAGTGGCGATAAACTCTTGCAGGATGAAGCTATCGATGCCCTGAAAACTTACCTTCTGCCTATGGCGATGGTGATTACCCCCAATCTACCTGAAGCCAGTGTACTATTGGGTAGACCAGTAGAAACAGCAGCAGATATGCTACCGGCCGCTGTTGAGCTGGCAAAGCTATGTACAGGAGCCATTCTGGTAAAAGGCGGCCATTTGAATACCGCTGAGAGTACAGACTTGCTTTATATTTCTGCCGAAGAACAGCATTGGTTTCCAACAGAGCGGATAAAAACAGAAAATTCGCACGGAACAGGCTGCACACTTTCGTCGGCCATTGCTGCCGGATTAGCCAAAGGATTGTCTATCGTAGAAGCAGTAGCTGCCGCCAAAGTATATCTGACGCAGGCACTTCAGGCTGGAGCCGTTTATCGTCTGGGACATGGACACGGGCCCGTTCATCATTTTTTTAACGTTTGGCAATAG